In Salarias fasciatus chromosome 20, fSalaFa1.1, whole genome shotgun sequence, a single window of DNA contains:
- the atp6ap1a gene encoding ATPase H+ transporting accessory protein 1a, which translates to MATSRTLRQQQRGFPASLFVLLGLLSASQSVRSDEQVPLILWSSGGTPAAPQAPPSAGHIVEQQQLSAYLDAALEAGPRNVVLFLQDKMSVEDFTMYGGAFGNKQDSVFPNLEGALTSSSSPLVLPAVSWPASGAVIGQLQEQLDTSPLYMDPETLSQLRLNASSPALLVFRLPYGIGSDLMSAKEVLSGNDEVIGQVLSIMRTQAVPYTAVYTALRPSREGASLSLEAGLGGGRSLLQARGGYRERAREQERQRKLKEQASSTYSPVEFKEGERTCILLWARGLTVGILRGGRWEDHDLTPATFGEGVSPRLQGSSCNESIARLVLNYENVLGHRSFKLTFTMSQRFYRVSARRWFQMDAVELDYDGTRATFNGSRSVYAPAEYSFRCESVSSSRWPLLVPRSAKDPANQWRVSFRDFQVQGFSLRVAEFSYASDCAGFFSPGVWMGLLTGLLLLLLLLYGLHMVLQLRTMDRFDDPKGPAISVPQTE; encoded by the exons ATGGCGACGTCCCGGACtctgcggcagcagcagcgcggcTTCCCCGCCTCGCTGTTCGTCCTCCTCGGCCTGCTGAGCGCCTCACAGTCGGTGCGGAGCGACGAGCAGGTGCCGCTCATCCTGTGGAGCAGCGGAGG GACCCCCGCGGCCCCGCAGGCCCCGCCCTCGGCGGGCCACAtcgtggagcagcagcagctctcggCCTACCTGGACGCCGCCCTGGAGGCCGGACCCCGGAACGTGGTGCTGTTCCTCCAGGACAAG ATGAGCGTGGAGGACTTCACCATGTACGGCGGAGCGTTCGGCAACAAGCAGGACAGCGTCTTCCCCAACCTGgag GGAGCGCTGACGTCCTCGTCCTCGCCACTCGTCCTGCCCGCCGTGTCCTGGCCCGCCTCCGGCGCCGTGATTggccagctgcaggagcagctggacacGTCCCCGCTCTACATGGACCCCGAGACGCTGAGCCAGCTGAGGCTCAACGCCTCGTCCCCCGCTCTGCTGGTGTTCCGGCTGCCCTACGGCATCgg GTCTGATCTGATGTCTGCTAAAGAAGTGCTGAGTGGGAAcg ACGAGGTCATCGGTCAGGTGTTGTCCATCATGAGGACGCAGGCTGTCCCCTACACGGCGGTTTACACAGCGCTGCGGCCGTCCAGG gagggggCGTCCCTGTCCCTGGAGGCGGGGCTTGGCGGAGGCCGCTCGCTGCTGCAGGCCAGGGGAGGATACCGggaaagagcgagagagcaagagaggcAGCGGAAGCTGAAGGAGCAGGCGTCCTCCACCTACAGCCCGGTGGAGTTCAAG GAGGGCGAGCGGACCTGCATCCTGCTGTGGGCCCGCGGCCTGACGGTCGGCATCCTGCGCGGCGGCCGCTGGGAGGACCACGACCTGACCCCGGCGACCTTCGGAGAGGGGGTCAGCCCCCGGCTGCAGGGCTCCAGCTGCAACGAGAGCATAGCCCG GCTCGTCCTGAACTACGAGAACGTTCTGGGCCACCGCAGCTTCAAGCTGAC CTTCACCATGAGCCAGCGGTTCTACCGGGTGTCGGCGCGGCGCTGGTTCCAGATGGACGCGGTGGAGCTGGACTACGACGGCACCAGGGCCACGTTCAACGGCAGCCGGAGCGTCTACGCCCCGGCCGAGTACTCCTTCCGCTGCGAGTCGGTCAGCAGCTCCCGGTGGCCCCTGCTGGTCCCGCGCTCCGCCAAGGACCCGGCCAACCAGTGGAGGGTGTCGTTCCGGGACTTCCAG GTCCAGGGCTTCTCGCTGCGCGTGGCCGAGTTCTCCTACGCCAGCGACTGCGCCGGCTTCTTCTCGCCCGGCGTGTGGATGGGGCTGCTGaccggcctgctgctgctgctgctgctgctctacggCCTCCACATGGTGCTGCAGCTCCGCACCATGGACCGCTTCGACGACCCCAAGGGCCCCGCCATCTCCGTCCCCCAGACCGAGTGA